The following coding sequences are from one Bacteroidota bacterium window:
- the recJ gene encoding single-stranded-DNA-specific exonuclease RecJ, whose product MEKRWSINSSADETIVNRLAEELKIEKVLANLLVQRDIKTYDDAKKFFRPSLDDLHDPFLMKDMDIAIARLEKAILAKEKILVFGDYDVDGTTAVALVYSFLKNLPDSEGLVDYYIPDRYTEGYGISFMGIDFAKENNFSLIIALDCGIKAIDKVDYANERNIDFIICDHHRPGDTLPKAVAILDPKRADCSYPFDELCGCGVGFKLVQAYAQKNNIPFSNLTEYLDLNAISIASDLVPIVGENRALCYFGLEQINKNPRKGIKAILDLANIKKEVTMNELVFTVGPRINAAGRIETGRNAVALLVSDNHADAKTSGININTSNTERRALDVSITQHAFSMIDGSIELINRKSTVLFHPDWHKGVIGIVASRLIERYYRPTIILTESNGKATGSARSVKDFDVYDAIEACSDLLEQFGGHKYAAGLTLKMENLAAFQQRFEEVVSATIQDHMLIPEIAIDAELKLSDITPKFFRILKQFEPFGPGNMSPVFMSKNLVDKGYVRIVGNNHLKMDIQSAEKPKETFSAIAFSQAQHFDEVLRKKTFSACYAIEENEYNGNVSLQLNVKDMKME is encoded by the coding sequence ATGGAAAAACGGTGGAGTATAAATTCAAGTGCTGATGAAACGATTGTAAATCGCTTGGCGGAAGAATTGAAGATTGAGAAGGTGTTGGCAAATTTATTGGTGCAGCGCGATATTAAAACCTATGATGATGCGAAAAAATTTTTCCGTCCTTCATTAGATGATTTGCACGATCCTTTTTTAATGAAGGACATGGACATTGCCATTGCCCGACTGGAAAAGGCCATTCTTGCCAAAGAAAAAATTCTAGTTTTTGGTGATTATGATGTGGATGGAACAACAGCTGTTGCATTGGTATATTCTTTTCTGAAAAATTTACCCGATTCGGAAGGGCTGGTTGATTATTACATTCCCGATCGATATACCGAAGGTTATGGGATTTCTTTTATGGGAATTGATTTTGCCAAAGAAAATAATTTCTCCTTAATCATTGCACTCGATTGTGGAATAAAAGCCATTGATAAAGTGGATTATGCCAATGAACGCAACATCGATTTTATTATTTGTGATCACCATCGTCCAGGCGATACACTTCCCAAAGCGGTTGCAATTTTAGATCCGAAACGTGCCGACTGTTCGTATCCTTTTGATGAATTATGTGGCTGCGGAGTGGGATTTAAATTGGTGCAAGCCTATGCTCAAAAAAATAATATTCCTTTTTCTAACTTAACTGAATACCTTGATTTAAATGCCATTTCCATTGCTTCGGATTTAGTTCCGATTGTTGGAGAAAATCGTGCGTTGTGTTATTTCGGTTTGGAACAGATCAATAAAAATCCACGCAAAGGAATCAAAGCAATTTTGGATTTAGCCAACATCAAAAAAGAAGTCACGATGAATGAGTTGGTATTTACTGTTGGTCCGCGTATCAATGCTGCAGGAAGAATCGAGACAGGAAGAAATGCCGTTGCCCTTTTGGTGTCCGATAATCATGCCGATGCAAAAACATCTGGAATCAATATCAATACTTCCAACACCGAACGCAGAGCACTCGATGTAAGCATCACACAACATGCTTTCAGTATGATTGATGGAAGCATTGAATTAATCAATCGCAAATCCACTGTCTTGTTTCATCCCGATTGGCATAAAGGTGTGATTGGCATTGTAGCTTCTCGTTTAATAGAACGGTATTACCGCCCGACCATCATTCTCACCGAGTCGAATGGAAAAGCCACCGGCTCTGCGCGCTCGGTAAAAGATTTTGATGTATACGATGCCATTGAAGCATGTTCTGATTTGTTGGAACAATTTGGTGGCCATAAATACGCAGCAGGATTAACTTTGAAAATGGAAAATCTGGCTGCTTTTCAACAAAGATTCGAAGAAGTAGTTTCAGCAACCATTCAAGATCACATGCTGATTCCGGAAATTGCCATTGATGCTGAATTAAAATTATCCGACATCACACCAAAATTTTTCCGCATCCTAAAGCAGTTCGAACCCTTCGGGCCTGGCAACATGTCGCCTGTTTTCATGAGTAAGAATCTTGTCGACAAAGGTTATGTGCGCATTGTAGGAAACAACCATTTGAAAATGGACATTCAATCGGCTGAAAAGCCAAAAGAAACATTTTCAGCAATAGCCTTTTCACAAGCACAACATTTTGATGAAGTGTTGCGCAAAAAAACATTTAGTGCTTGTTATGCAATTGAAGAGAACGAATACAATGGAAATGTATCACTTCAATTGAATGTGAAGGATATGAAGATGGAGTAG
- a CDS encoding SpoIIE family protein phosphatase, producing MGNTKIEQKYISGKQKISLILNLLLLMGYTIDIVSFFDLYMPVQLEFHFFGISVIAIALVLQVVNSKRNYVLSTLIVSYYMFFSIIVDNVFFSNFSELIFFTRGELFARNIFFLLPFIAIVGFIASKKHIISLTIGLVVYILHYLFSSHDVFIKTTTPNYLMAVFGVSILMYYLVAVLNNFISEQAILNKENLLLQETNLLKRKRLEKYGEATILLSKKEVVDDFQKTNIIEVYHNAIKTISEKLNCTRVSIWLYSEDRKCISKQALIDNNNFDDAVFDIYEKDYPNYFKAIDEYDFISANDAVSHKATSEFGQTYLKPLNIYSMLDCSIVLNNKKIGLICCEHQNEIKNWEYEDALFVQSVANYVSMNFKNVETESLLSTLTRKNKEITDSLNYARKIQQANLPSIQQIQDALNNCFVLFKPKDIVSGDFYFFLKNDNKIFLAAADCTGHGVPGALLSMLAHEKLYSTVLETSDTSEILKQVNQKIKLSLGQSEGVMNNYDGMDIALCSIDIDSLIINYAAANRPIWILRKEESQIVELEPTKMSIAGYTQNSQDFKTHELKLKEGDVFYIFTDGYADTFGGINDKKLMTKNFKNLLVKIRDKNMQEQSLFLDNFIEQWKDGTEQCDDILVIGVKV from the coding sequence ATGGGAAACACTAAAATTGAACAAAAATATATAAGCGGCAAACAAAAAATTTCACTTATTTTAAATTTGCTTTTGTTAATGGGATACACAATAGATATTGTATCCTTTTTTGATTTATATATGCCTGTACAATTAGAATTTCATTTTTTTGGAATTAGTGTAATTGCTATTGCACTTGTTCTTCAGGTTGTAAATAGTAAACGAAATTATGTTCTATCTACTTTGATTGTCAGCTACTACATGTTTTTTTCTATTATTGTGGACAATGTTTTTTTCTCCAATTTTAGTGAGTTAATTTTTTTTACAAGGGGTGAATTATTCGCCAGAAATATTTTCTTTTTATTGCCATTTATTGCCATAGTTGGTTTTATTGCATCTAAAAAACATATCATTTCTCTAACTATTGGACTCGTTGTGTATATATTACATTACTTGTTTTCAAGTCACGATGTTTTTATTAAAACAACAACTCCTAATTACCTAATGGCAGTATTTGGGGTGAGTATTTTAATGTATTATTTAGTAGCGGTTTTAAATAATTTTATATCAGAACAAGCGATATTAAACAAAGAAAATTTATTGCTCCAAGAAACTAATTTGTTGAAAAGAAAAAGATTAGAAAAGTATGGTGAAGCGACAATTCTTCTCTCAAAAAAAGAAGTGGTTGACGATTTTCAAAAAACAAATATTATTGAAGTTTACCATAATGCGATAAAAACAATTTCAGAAAAATTAAATTGTACACGTGTAAGTATTTGGTTGTATTCGGAAGATAGAAAGTGTATTTCAAAGCAAGCGTTAATTGATAATAATAATTTTGATGATGCTGTTTTTGATATTTATGAGAAGGATTATCCAAATTATTTTAAAGCGATAGATGAATATGATTTTATTTCAGCAAATGATGCTGTGTCACATAAAGCAACTTCCGAATTCGGTCAAACGTATTTAAAGCCTTTAAACATCTACTCAATGTTAGATTGTAGTATAGTTTTAAATAATAAAAAAATAGGACTTATTTGTTGTGAGCATCAGAATGAAATTAAAAATTGGGAATACGAAGATGCACTTTTTGTACAATCAGTAGCGAATTATGTATCCATGAATTTCAAGAATGTAGAAACCGAATCATTGCTAAGTACTTTAACAAGAAAGAATAAAGAAATAACGGATAGCCTTAATTATGCTCGAAAGATTCAGCAGGCAAATCTGCCATCTATTCAGCAAATTCAGGATGCACTTAATAACTGCTTTGTATTGTTCAAACCCAAAGATATTGTGAGTGGAGATTTTTATTTTTTTCTAAAAAATGACAATAAAATATTTTTAGCAGCAGCAGATTGTACAGGACATGGTGTGCCCGGAGCTTTGTTAAGTATGTTGGCTCATGAAAAATTATATTCGACAGTATTGGAGACCTCTGATACCTCTGAAATCTTAAAACAAGTAAATCAAAAAATAAAATTGTCTTTAGGCCAAAGTGAAGGAGTAATGAATAATTATGATGGAATGGACATTGCTCTTTGTTCAATCGACATAGATTCGCTCATTATCAATTATGCTGCGGCAAATAGACCAATCTGGATATTGAGGAAAGAAGAAAGTCAAATTGTTGAATTAGAACCTACTAAAATGTCCATTGCAGGTTATACACAGAATAGTCAAGATTTTAAAACACACGAGTTGAAATTAAAAGAAGGCGATGTTTTCTATATTTTTACTGATGGTTATGCTGATACATTTGGAGGGATAAATGATAAAAAATTAATGACAAAAAATTTTAAAAATTTATTAGTGAAAATAAGAGATAAAAATATGCAAGAACAAAGCCTGTTTTTGGACAATTTTATCGAACAGTGGAAGGATGGTACAGAGCAGTGTGATGATATTTTAGTCATCGGTGTCAAAGTATAA
- a CDS encoding CotH kinase family protein, translating to MKKITLLTILVFSILSGKSQTYTSTAGGPIPDGGPMVNFPMTISGLSPATIDTIFGIETICFNIVHPWVADLNISLQSPDGTIVDLSIANGGSGDDYINTCLNAFATNSIVTAGAPFTGTFRPQGFIGAFNNGQNANGVWKLLIQDTYGADAGNLIDWSITFGNTPAHPFNFSSSNLPIVVVNTGGMVIPNEPKLAAQMGIIFNGIGVRNYLTDPFNNYNNKIGIETRGSSSSGFPQKTYGFETRDNLGIKKDTMLLGMPEEHDWILYAPYDDKTCMRNVLTYDIANKTGRYASRTQFCELLINGQYQGIYVLMEKVKRDSNRVSIAKLDPTEISGDDLTGGYIIKVDRDDGPGSYWTSPYTSPTGSPINYVHVYPENGTIAPQQRNYIMAYVDTVEDVLASPTFNDPVNGYSKYMGVNTFIDYFILNEISKNVDGYRLSTYFYKDKQSKGGKLKAGPAWDFNLAWWNADYCAGNITSGWAYDFPSVCSGDGWQPNFWWARLLQDPNYVAQLHCRWDELRLTTLSIPVLNNYVDSLATYLDEAQGRHFTAWPILGIYTWPNPSPIPADYPGEIAAIKTWINDRILWMDANLPGTCNVNVNENVLTEHNFTVYPNPFSNALKMSFYLPSSQSIQLELTDVMGRVVKQIEKKDYPEGENTLEIDLNSTSLKNGMYLLNIVTDKGILVKKVTKME from the coding sequence ATGAAGAAGATTACCCTGCTAACTATTTTAGTATTCTCAATATTATCCGGAAAATCGCAAACCTACACCAGTACTGCCGGAGGCCCTATCCCCGATGGCGGACCGATGGTGAATTTCCCGATGACCATTTCCGGATTGAGTCCGGCTACCATCGATACGATTTTTGGTATTGAAACCATTTGTTTTAACATTGTTCACCCTTGGGTAGCCGATTTAAATATTTCGTTGCAATCACCGGATGGTACCATTGTGGATTTATCCATTGCCAATGGCGGAAGCGGAGATGATTATATCAATACCTGCTTGAATGCATTTGCCACCAACTCGATTGTTACTGCTGGTGCGCCCTTCACAGGTACTTTTCGTCCGCAAGGATTTATTGGCGCGTTTAACAACGGACAAAATGCAAACGGAGTGTGGAAACTTTTGATACAAGATACTTACGGAGCGGATGCCGGAAACTTAATTGATTGGAGCATTACCTTTGGCAACACGCCTGCTCATCCGTTCAATTTCTCTTCATCAAACTTACCGATTGTTGTTGTCAACACCGGTGGGATGGTCATTCCCAATGAACCGAAATTGGCGGCTCAAATGGGAATTATCTTCAATGGTATCGGTGTTAGAAATTATCTAACCGACCCTTTTAACAATTACAACAATAAAATTGGTATTGAAACACGTGGCTCCAGCTCATCTGGATTTCCACAAAAAACGTATGGTTTCGAAACAAGAGACAATCTCGGAATTAAAAAAGATACCATGCTCTTAGGAATGCCGGAAGAGCACGATTGGATATTATATGCTCCTTACGATGATAAAACGTGTATGCGCAACGTATTGACATACGACATTGCCAACAAAACAGGACGTTATGCATCCCGCACACAATTTTGTGAATTGTTGATTAATGGACAATATCAAGGCATTTATGTGTTGATGGAAAAAGTAAAAAGAGATTCGAACAGAGTGAGCATTGCAAAATTAGATCCGACAGAAATCAGCGGAGATGATTTAACAGGTGGATATATTATTAAAGTTGACCGAGATGATGGACCAGGAAGTTATTGGACATCTCCGTATACTTCTCCAACCGGATCGCCCATCAATTATGTGCATGTATATCCTGAAAACGGAACAATCGCTCCTCAGCAACGAAATTACATCATGGCTTATGTGGACACGGTAGAAGATGTGTTGGCGAGTCCGACATTTAACGACCCCGTAAATGGCTATAGCAAATACATGGGTGTTAATACCTTTATTGATTATTTTATTCTGAATGAAATCAGTAAAAATGTGGATGGCTACAGGTTGAGTACATATTTTTATAAAGACAAACAAAGTAAAGGTGGCAAGCTAAAAGCCGGACCGGCATGGGATTTCAACCTTGCCTGGTGGAATGCTGATTATTGTGCAGGAAACATCACTTCAGGCTGGGCCTATGATTTCCCTTCTGTTTGCAGTGGTGATGGATGGCAACCAAATTTTTGGTGGGCACGTTTGTTACAAGATCCGAACTATGTTGCACAATTGCATTGCCGTTGGGATGAGCTACGTTTAACAACGTTGAGCATTCCTGTTTTAAATAATTATGTGGATTCATTGGCTACATATTTAGATGAAGCACAAGGCCGTCATTTCACCGCTTGGCCGATTTTAGGAATTTATACCTGGCCAAACCCAAGTCCGATCCCAGCTGATTATCCTGGAGAAATAGCTGCCATTAAAACGTGGATCAACGATCGTATCTTATGGATGGATGCGAATTTACCGGGAACATGCAATGTGAATGTCAATGAAAATGTATTGACAGAACACAACTTCACGGTTTATCCAAATCCATTTTCGAATGCATTAAAAATGAGTTTTTATTTACCAAGTTCACAAAGCATACAACTTGAATTAACGGATGTAATGGGAAGAGTGGTGAAACAAATTGAGAAAAAGGACTATCCAGAAGGAGAAAACACTTTGGAAATCGACCTGAATTCAACCTCCCTGAAAAATGGGATGTACCTGTTGAATATTGTTACTGATAAGGGGATTTTGGTGAAAAAGGTAACGAAAATGGAATAG
- the dnaG gene encoding DNA primase — MIHKEDIDKIFEAARVEEVVADYVSLKKRGANLIGCCPFHNEKTPSFYVSPAKGIYKCFGCGKGGNAINFIMDHDKMTYPDALRFLAKKYNIEIKEEEQTPEQIQHNNDRESLLVVSSFAQKHFSENLYNTDEGKSIGLGYFKERGLREDIIQKFQLGYSINQRNAFTEIAVATGYKMEYLVKSGLTIEYKNEAEINAETGEIIKPEETKHLDRFWGRVMFPIHNQSGRVIAFGGRTLRTDAKTSKYVNSPETEIYHKSDVLYGLYHSKNAIIKEKFCFLVEGYMDVIAMHQAGVENVVASSGTALTAGQIKSIERFTKDVIISYDGDKAGIEAAIKGINLLLEEGLNVKVLLFPDGDDPDSYSKKVSTQELKDFIVNNAQNFISYIASIEASKNPNNDPLKKAEAIKKIVNTIALVPDAIYRSIYVKECSRIMEVDEQILLSELNKIRSKNFNDKRGQPTQQQQHSELEELILPEKKEHSIADAEHQERDIIRLLINYGGEHVTIDSQDEAGEDIQVEVSVAYLLVHELQSDNIVIDNLLYNSVFNEFAQHLEKDVVPDTNYFISHENAAICSLTIDLISSPYTLSNWEQHGIYPTQESSVLKRSIYNAIYALKSRKIEMMIHDNQKRLKENPPEEEMLTLMQTQQSLLEAKKVFNNMLGRIVVK; from the coding sequence TTGATACACAAAGAAGACATAGACAAAATTTTTGAAGCTGCTCGTGTAGAAGAAGTGGTTGCGGATTATGTTTCGTTAAAAAAACGCGGAGCAAATTTAATCGGCTGCTGCCCGTTTCACAATGAGAAAACGCCTTCTTTTTATGTTTCTCCTGCCAAAGGCATTTACAAATGTTTTGGTTGCGGAAAAGGTGGCAATGCCATCAACTTTATCATGGATCATGATAAAATGACGTATCCGGATGCCTTGCGTTTTCTTGCAAAAAAATACAATATTGAAATAAAAGAAGAGGAACAAACTCCTGAACAAATTCAGCACAACAACGACAGAGAAAGCTTGTTGGTTGTTTCTTCCTTCGCACAAAAACATTTTTCCGAAAATTTATACAATACCGATGAAGGAAAATCCATCGGCTTAGGATATTTTAAAGAACGCGGATTGCGAGAAGACATCATCCAAAAGTTTCAATTAGGATATAGCATCAATCAGCGAAATGCATTTACTGAAATTGCGGTAGCAACCGGTTATAAAATGGAATACCTTGTTAAATCAGGTTTAACCATTGAATATAAAAATGAAGCAGAAATAAATGCGGAGACCGGAGAAATTATTAAACCCGAAGAAACCAAACACCTCGATCGTTTTTGGGGAAGAGTAATGTTTCCGATTCACAACCAAAGCGGACGGGTCATTGCATTTGGCGGAAGAACCTTGCGTACCGATGCTAAAACATCGAAATACGTTAATTCTCCTGAAACGGAAATTTATCATAAGAGTGATGTGTTATACGGATTGTATCATTCGAAAAATGCCATCATTAAAGAAAAATTCTGCTTCCTCGTTGAAGGCTATATGGATGTGATTGCCATGCATCAAGCAGGAGTTGAAAATGTTGTTGCAAGTAGCGGAACAGCATTAACAGCAGGACAAATAAAATCGATTGAACGATTTACAAAAGATGTAATTATTTCCTATGACGGGGATAAAGCCGGTATAGAAGCGGCAATCAAAGGAATCAATCTTTTGCTGGAAGAAGGTTTAAATGTAAAAGTATTGCTTTTCCCTGACGGAGATGATCCGGATTCGTATTCTAAAAAAGTAAGTACGCAGGAACTGAAAGATTTTATCGTTAACAATGCGCAGAATTTTATTTCTTACATAGCAAGTATTGAAGCGTCAAAAAATCCAAACAATGACCCTTTAAAGAAAGCGGAAGCCATCAAGAAAATTGTGAACACCATTGCTCTTGTTCCGGATGCGATTTACCGTTCCATCTATGTGAAAGAGTGCAGCCGTATTATGGAAGTGGATGAGCAAATTTTGTTGAGTGAATTAAATAAAATTCGCAGCAAAAATTTTAACGATAAGAGAGGCCAACCGACACAACAGCAACAACATTCGGAATTAGAAGAACTTATCCTACCTGAAAAGAAAGAACATTCTATTGCGGATGCTGAACATCAGGAACGCGATATTATTCGTTTATTAATCAACTATGGTGGCGAACATGTGACCATCGACAGTCAGGATGAAGCAGGTGAAGACATACAAGTAGAAGTTTCAGTAGCTTATTTGCTGGTTCACGAATTACAAAGCGACAACATTGTCATCGACAATTTATTATACAACAGTGTATTCAATGAATTTGCACAACACTTGGAAAAAGATGTAGTGCCCGACACGAATTATTTTATCAGTCATGAAAATGCAGCCATCTGTTCACTCACCATCGATTTGATCAGTAGTCCGTATACCCTTTCTAACTGGGAGCAGCATGGCATTTATCCTACTCAAGAATCCAGTGTATTAAAGCGTTCGATTTACAATGCAATTTATGCATTGAAGAGCCGTAAGATTGAAATGATGATTCATGACAATCAAAAGCGTTTAAAAGAAAACCCACCCGAAGAAGAAATGTTGACCTTGATGCAAACCCAACAATCGTTATTAGAAGCAAAAAAAGTTTTTAATAATATGTTGGGGAGGATTGTGGTGAAGTAG
- the corA gene encoding magnesium/cobalt transporter CorA — protein MVDKTNKTGAPPGTLVYLGDKQTDRVKISLIEFNETEFIEKEFYDLSECLDHVDPKLVRWINVDGIHNVEFIDAVGKRFNIHPLTLEDIVNTNQRPKFEDYDNYVVAIMKMLYYDAELQAEQLSVVLMDGMVISFQEAQGGDAFELIRNRIRLGKGRIRKMGADYLAYALVDAVVDCYFGILEKIGDRIEALEEDLIDEPTKETMRQLHDMKREMIYLRKSVWPMRELINNMERCETELIKPTTDIYLRDVHDHTIRVIDTVETYRDLLSGMMDIYLSSVSNKMNEVMKVLTIITTIFVPVTFVAGVYGMNFEFMPEIHSKWGHAWGYTFAWVVMLVMMISMVVYFRKKKWL, from the coding sequence ATGGTAGATAAAACGAATAAAACAGGCGCACCTCCGGGAACCTTAGTTTACTTGGGCGACAAACAAACCGATCGTGTGAAGATCTCTTTAATTGAATTCAACGAGACGGAGTTTATAGAAAAAGAATTTTATGATTTATCCGAATGTCTGGATCATGTTGATCCTAAATTGGTACGTTGGATAAATGTTGATGGCATTCACAATGTTGAATTCATTGACGCGGTTGGGAAACGATTTAACATTCATCCGCTTACACTCGAAGATATTGTAAATACGAATCAGCGACCGAAGTTTGAAGATTACGACAACTATGTTGTTGCGATTATGAAAATGCTTTATTACGATGCTGAATTACAAGCAGAGCAGTTAAGTGTGGTGCTGATGGATGGAATGGTCATTTCTTTTCAGGAAGCGCAAGGTGGTGATGCATTTGAATTGATTAGAAATCGAATTCGTTTGGGGAAAGGTCGCATCCGTAAAATGGGTGCCGATTATTTAGCGTATGCGCTGGTGGATGCTGTTGTGGATTGCTATTTCGGGATTCTTGAAAAAATCGGAGATCGAATTGAAGCCTTGGAAGAAGATTTGATTGATGAACCCACGAAAGAAACCATGCGCCAATTGCATGACATGAAGCGAGAAATGATTTATTTAAGAAAATCCGTTTGGCCAATGCGCGAATTGATTAACAATATGGAACGCTGCGAAACAGAATTGATTAAACCAACCACCGACATTTATTTGCGAGATGTACACGATCATACCATTCGTGTAATTGATACCGTTGAAACCTATCGTGATTTGCTTTCCGGGATGATGGATATTTATTTGTCGAGTGTCAGCAACAAAATGAATGAAGTGATGAAAGTATTAACCATCATCACAACCATTTTCGTTCCGGTAACATTTGTTGCCGGAGTATATGGAATGAATTTTGAGTTTATGCCTGAAATTCATAGTAAGTGGGGACATGCTTGGGGCTACACGTTCGCTTGGGTGGTGATGTTGGTGATGATGATTTCGATGGTGGTGTATTTTAGAAAAAAGAAATGGTTGTAA
- a CDS encoding toxin-antitoxin system YwqK family antitoxin, which translates to MKKILVLISIFFLTVSLNAIVLVGDTNKTNNAGKKIGLWKEQMVQNQCYGYYEDGKKEGQWVCYHANGVISNIGQYKNGKLNGIYVLIDKSGYYYLKESYVNDTLDGKSMSYHSTAKLKSETEYKMGKLDGVKKIYYSDGKIQEEGTYKNNVRDGVAKWFYPEGQVSIEYHYKNGSLEGIQKALYKNGKINSEVNFVNNLEEGEYKEYFESGKLKISGKYIHGKKEGDWKELDETGKVIKVEKYKNGELKK; encoded by the coding sequence ATGAAAAAAATTCTAGTACTAATTTCAATATTTTTTCTCACAGTATCATTGAATGCAATTGTGCTTGTTGGCGATACCAATAAAACAAACAATGCCGGCAAAAAAATTGGCCTGTGGAAAGAACAGATGGTTCAAAACCAATGTTATGGTTATTACGAAGATGGGAAGAAAGAAGGACAGTGGGTCTGCTATCATGCAAATGGCGTGATCAGTAACATCGGACAATACAAAAACGGAAAGCTCAATGGCATTTATGTGTTGATTGATAAGTCGGGATACTATTACCTAAAAGAGTCGTATGTCAACGATACGTTGGATGGGAAAAGCATGTCGTATCATTCCACCGCAAAGTTGAAATCCGAAACGGAATATAAAATGGGAAAGTTGGATGGCGTGAAAAAAATATATTATTCGGATGGAAAAATTCAAGAAGAAGGAACTTATAAAAACAATGTACGGGATGGTGTTGCAAAATGGTTTTATCCGGAAGGACAAGTAAGTATAGAATATCATTACAAGAATGGTTCTTTGGAAGGCATTCAAAAAGCATTGTATAAAAACGGGAAAATCAACTCAGAAGTAAATTTTGTAAACAATTTGGAAGAAGGCGAATACAAAGAATATTTTGAAAGTGGAAAATTAAAAATTTCAGGAAAATACATTCATGGTAAAAAAGAAGGAGATTGGAAAGAGTTGGATGAAACCGGAAAAGTGATAAAAGTAGAGAAGTATAAAAATGGGGAGTTGAAGAAGTGA
- a CDS encoding transglycosylase SLT domain-containing protein, with protein MILSNFINAQTTVKNVPVVEKYVVGYNDVTKMKFIDDATLYSEGWHNLPQPQFWQQIMNLPPDSAMISVAGTRQMLTKVSTKVWNKQSDLQKNSYRDSIRKAHNIADSVSILVTIGKKDFYEFKKVMPTINRSIDVFKQNGVDPWYAQAILLIESPGKMNTKSTVGANGPFQLMKAVARKQGLIVNSQIDERTNIEKSALGASRLLSRICIPYTKAMLDSAHVTYNETDLWFRLLVLHSYHAGAGNVAGVIRKINPCEGGMQLIQTVWQTSYGGFKNASQNYSQLALAAFCNFDQMIMQNKDSVYLIDGDRMYNSYMACKCAPYDECSYLGNCITKYEHDFIDGVIPFDYFMSKVKSVETELSGLTPFKYPYNDEHINDIGFKLLKARKTEEAHKLFKHTESQYPDSWAVYHGLGETYRLMGQKELALSNYKKSLKINPNNEDSQRAMAKLMAKPAKK; from the coding sequence CCAATTTTATCAATGCACAAACAACCGTAAAAAATGTTCCGGTTGTAGAAAAATATGTGGTGGGTTACAACGATGTCACCAAGATGAAATTTATTGATGATGCGACTTTATATAGCGAAGGATGGCATAATTTACCACAGCCACAATTTTGGCAACAAATTATGAATCTTCCGCCTGATTCAGCAATGATTAGTGTTGCCGGAACGCGCCAAATGCTTACTAAAGTTTCTACCAAAGTATGGAACAAACAAAGCGACCTACAAAAGAATAGTTATAGAGATAGTATTCGTAAAGCTCACAACATTGCCGACAGCGTAAGTATCTTAGTGACCATCGGGAAAAAAGATTTTTATGAATTTAAAAAAGTAATGCCGACTATCAACCGTTCCATTGATGTATTTAAACAAAACGGTGTAGATCCTTGGTATGCGCAAGCGATTTTGTTGATTGAGAGTCCGGGTAAAATGAATACCAAATCTACTGTTGGCGCAAATGGTCCGTTTCAATTAATGAAAGCTGTTGCACGCAAACAAGGATTAATCGTGAACAGTCAAATTGACGAACGCACCAACATCGAGAAATCGGCATTGGGTGCTTCACGTTTGTTGAGCAGAATTTGTATTCCTTATACCAAAGCCATGTTGGACAGTGCACATGTTACGTATAACGAAACTGATTTATGGTTCCGACTTTTAGTATTACACTCGTATCATGCAGGAGCAGGCAATGTAGCCGGTGTTATCCGTAAAATCAATCCTTGTGAAGGTGGGATGCAATTGATACAAACCGTTTGGCAAACATCGTATGGCGGATTTAAAAATGCTTCCCAAAATTATTCGCAATTGGCATTGGCAGCATTCTGTAATTTCGATCAGATGATTATGCAAAATAAAGATTCTGTTTATTTGATTGATGGAGATAGAATGTATAACTCCTACATGGCTTGCAAATGTGCGCCTTATGATGAATGTTCATATTTAGGAAATTGCATTACCAAATACGAACATGATTTTATTGATGGTGTTATTCCATTCGATTATTTTATGTCGAAAGTAAAATCGGTTGAAACAGAATTAAGTGGATTAACTCCTTTTAAATATCCGTATAACGATGAGCACATCAATGATATCGGATTTAAATTATTAAAGGCACGCAAAACCGAGGAGGCACATAAACTGTTTAAACATACCGAATCGCAATATCCTGACTCGTGGGCAGTTTACCATGGATTGGGTGAAACGTATCGTTTAATGGGACAAAAAGAGCTGGCACTCAGCAACTACAAAAAATCGCTGAAAATCAATCCCAATAACGAGGATAGCCAGCGTGCCATGGCCAAATTGATGGCGAAACCGGCCAAAAAATAA